Proteins encoded in a region of the Phycisphaerae bacterium genome:
- a CDS encoding prepilin-type N-terminal cleavage/methylation domain-containing protein, with protein MRCTRDLESPSLSRARWASAFTLIEVLVVIGLVALLVAILMPSLAVARQQGRAVVCANIIRQIGMGWHMYAQQSQDSAVAGRFPKIAGSTNLYWVGNGWKYRARWYAMLGAQVRLYAFSAPSPNSALDNTQLVDGEVFLDPEAREYNNSRNYPYGYNFQFLGNSRKRLSGGPTDWIRWPVRTGQIKAPARTVMAADCLGTAASTPIEQRLPYDPTGAAATTDPARILNHAWALDPPRLTAAGDFCDDNLRGKARSAPDERHRGKANVVFSDNHVERRSARQLGYVVNPDGTVPLTDAGHNSLFSGTGRDDDPPSIQ; from the coding sequence ATGCGGTGCACTCGTGACCTAGAATCCCCATCGCTGAGCAGGGCTCGCTGGGCCTCTGCTTTCACACTCATCGAGGTCCTGGTGGTTATTGGCCTCGTGGCCCTGCTGGTGGCCATCTTGATGCCTTCGCTGGCCGTTGCCCGTCAGCAGGGTCGGGCGGTGGTGTGCGCCAACATTATCCGGCAGATCGGCATGGGTTGGCACATGTACGCCCAGCAGTCACAGGATTCGGCTGTTGCGGGTCGCTTCCCGAAGATCGCCGGGTCGACCAACCTGTACTGGGTAGGAAATGGCTGGAAGTACCGCGCCCGCTGGTATGCGATGTTGGGCGCTCAGGTCCGGCTGTATGCCTTCTCCGCGCCGAGTCCGAATTCCGCCCTGGACAACACCCAGTTGGTTGATGGCGAGGTTTTCCTTGACCCCGAAGCCCGCGAGTACAACAACAGCCGCAATTACCCCTACGGCTACAACTTTCAGTTTCTGGGCAACAGCAGGAAGCGGCTTAGCGGCGGGCCGACCGACTGGATCCGCTGGCCGGTCAGGACGGGGCAGATCAAGGCGCCTGCCCGGACGGTCATGGCTGCGGATTGTCTTGGGACGGCCGCCAGCACGCCCATCGAGCAGCGGTTGCCCTACGATCCGACGGGAGCGGCCGCAACTACCGACCCAGCGCGGATTCTGAATCACGCGTGGGCCCTCGATCCGCCGCGATTGACCGCCGCCGGCGACTTCTGCGATGACAACCTGCGAGGCAAGGCTCGTTCCGCTCCCGATGAGCGGCACCGCGGCAAGGCCAACGTCGTGTTCAGTGACAACCACGTAGAGCGGCGCAGCGCGAGGCAACTGGGTTACGTCGTCAATCCCGACGGCACGGTGCCGCTGACGGACGCGGGGCACAACTCGCTATTCTCAGGCACAGGCCGCGACGACGATCCACCTTCCATCCAATAG
- a CDS encoding family 78 glycoside hydrolase catalytic domain yields the protein MSAISRGVLLSLAMVMIMSLVSDFVNAAADAPLAVQRLRCEYLVNPLGIDVACPRLSWVPRSDQRGQRQTAYQVLAASSADELAADKGDLWDTGKVVSDQSAQVVYGGRVLASGQRAWWKVRLWDAGDRPSAWSEPAFWEMGLLNVDDWKGQWLSAQYDRDQVAAPFVLEEMRWIWLAKEDFKRAPKDRPRFFRRSFELPAGRTVLKARLILAVSNRYELAVNDQVVKKDNGLWQLDLLDVTRHLTDGRNVLALTAFSEEKPAGVIGQLRVEFDGGEPLVISTDGTWKSGDEEKPQWRMAAFADGGWAAVREVGRLGDGPWGELFVHPVPQPAPLMRTVFELDKPIKRARAYICGLGYHELYLNGRKVGDHVLDPTFTNYDRRVLYVTHDVTDLLKQGRNAAGVMLGNGWYNMHTRCVWDFAKAPWRNPPCLKMQFQIEYTDGTSKVIATDANTWKVTAGPIVFDAVRNGESYDARLEKAGWDRVECDDAEWHKPVVVAGPKGRLVAQRVPVIRVIRTLKPVKLTEPKPGVFLFDAGQNLAGWTRIRLSGQAGNRITLKYGERLAKDGTLDQAKIGVFTQPGGVQFETYTLKGGGLETHEPRFVYYGFQYIEVSGWPGTPTLDDLDVRLVHTACGDAGSFECSSELFNKIQQCTKWSYVSNFVGIPTDCPHREKNGWTGDAQMSAQQAMYNFDNAAAYTHWIDSMRDAMKPDGMFPGIVPTGGWGYAWGNGPAWDSAYFIIPWYLYLYCGDTGILGEHYEGFKTYVDYLTAKADKGIVSIGLGDWVCLDQKTPEAVTSTGYYYEDARILAQIARLLGRSADADKYAKLAESIRRAFNEKFVNRETGQVATGSQTAQATALYWDLVDPTTAGKVVEQLVANIARCKDHINSGVLGSIYIPHALTRYGRADVAWKIASQTTYPSWGDWITQGANTMWEDWGGAESLNHIFFGDICAWFYQTLAGIQIDPQQPGFKHVIIRPHVLGDITWAKGETDTIRGKVASAWRLDGDLFKLRLTLPVGSTATVHLPAPDQDKVDVTEGGKPVAEVFDVKRVGQEQGRIILEVGSGQYEFASRLR from the coding sequence ATGAGTGCGATTTCGAGAGGGGTACTCCTTTCATTGGCGATGGTGATGATCATGAGCCTGGTGAGCGACTTCGTGAACGCGGCCGCTGATGCTCCTCTGGCCGTCCAGAGACTCCGCTGCGAATACCTGGTTAATCCGTTGGGGATCGACGTTGCCTGTCCGCGGCTGAGTTGGGTGCCGCGATCGGATCAGCGCGGCCAGCGGCAGACAGCCTACCAGGTGCTGGCGGCGAGCTCGGCCGATGAACTGGCGGCCGACAAGGGCGACCTGTGGGACACCGGCAAGGTGGTTTCGGACCAATCCGCTCAGGTTGTTTACGGGGGCAGAGTCCTGGCCAGCGGTCAGCGGGCCTGGTGGAAGGTCCGGCTGTGGGATGCAGGTGACCGCCCGTCGGCCTGGAGCGAGCCCGCGTTTTGGGAGATGGGTCTGCTCAATGTGGACGACTGGAAAGGGCAATGGCTGAGTGCCCAGTACGATCGCGATCAGGTTGCCGCCCCGTTCGTCCTGGAGGAAATGCGTTGGATCTGGCTGGCGAAAGAGGATTTCAAGCGCGCTCCCAAGGACCGGCCGCGTTTCTTCCGACGATCATTCGAATTGCCGGCGGGGCGGACGGTGCTCAAGGCGCGTCTGATTCTCGCGGTCTCCAACCGATACGAGCTGGCGGTCAACGATCAGGTGGTCAAAAAGGACAACGGGTTGTGGCAGCTGGACCTCCTCGATGTGACCCGCCATCTGACGGACGGCAGGAACGTCCTGGCTTTGACCGCCTTTTCGGAGGAGAAGCCAGCCGGGGTGATCGGCCAACTGCGCGTGGAGTTCGACGGCGGCGAGCCGCTGGTGATCAGCACCGATGGTACGTGGAAGAGCGGCGACGAGGAGAAGCCGCAGTGGCGCATGGCCGCCTTCGCCGACGGCGGCTGGGCGGCGGTGAGGGAAGTCGGCCGGCTGGGTGACGGACCGTGGGGCGAGTTGTTTGTGCACCCCGTTCCCCAGCCTGCACCGCTGATGCGAACAGTCTTCGAGTTGGACAAGCCGATCAAGCGGGCCCGGGCCTACATCTGCGGCCTGGGATACCACGAGCTGTACCTCAATGGCCGCAAGGTCGGCGATCACGTCCTTGATCCGACGTTTACCAACTACGATCGGCGGGTTCTGTACGTGACCCATGACGTGACCGATCTGCTGAAGCAGGGGAGGAACGCCGCCGGGGTGATGCTGGGCAACGGCTGGTACAACATGCACACCCGTTGTGTCTGGGACTTCGCCAAGGCCCCGTGGCGCAACCCGCCCTGTCTCAAGATGCAGTTCCAGATCGAGTACACCGACGGCACGAGCAAGGTCATCGCGACTGATGCGAACACCTGGAAGGTCACCGCCGGCCCGATTGTGTTCGACGCGGTGCGCAACGGCGAGAGTTACGACGCCCGGTTGGAGAAGGCCGGCTGGGACAGGGTCGAATGCGATGATGCGGAATGGCACAAGCCGGTGGTGGTGGCCGGGCCGAAGGGCAGGCTGGTTGCCCAGCGGGTGCCGGTCATCAGGGTCATCCGGACGCTGAAGCCGGTCAAGCTGACCGAGCCCAAGCCGGGGGTGTTCCTCTTCGACGCGGGGCAGAACCTGGCCGGTTGGACCCGCATCCGGCTCAGCGGGCAGGCGGGAAACCGAATCACGCTCAAGTATGGCGAGCGGCTGGCGAAAGACGGGACGCTCGACCAAGCCAAAATTGGCGTGTTCACTCAGCCTGGGGGGGTGCAGTTTGAGACGTACACGCTCAAAGGTGGCGGCCTCGAGACCCACGAGCCTCGGTTCGTGTACTATGGTTTCCAGTATATCGAGGTCAGCGGGTGGCCGGGCACACCAACGCTCGACGATCTTGATGTGCGGCTGGTGCACACCGCCTGCGGGGACGCCGGCAGCTTCGAGTGCTCTAGTGAGCTGTTCAACAAGATCCAGCAGTGCACGAAGTGGTCCTATGTCAGCAACTTCGTGGGGATTCCGACCGACTGCCCGCATCGCGAGAAGAACGGCTGGACCGGCGACGCCCAGATGTCCGCCCAGCAGGCGATGTACAATTTCGACAACGCGGCCGCGTACACCCACTGGATCGACAGTATGCGCGACGCGATGAAGCCTGACGGCATGTTCCCGGGGATCGTGCCGACCGGGGGATGGGGTTACGCCTGGGGTAACGGGCCGGCCTGGGACAGCGCCTACTTCATCATTCCGTGGTATCTCTATCTGTATTGCGGCGACACCGGGATTCTGGGCGAGCACTACGAGGGCTTCAAGACGTATGTGGACTACCTGACCGCCAAGGCCGACAAGGGCATCGTCTCCATCGGGCTTGGCGACTGGGTCTGTCTCGACCAGAAGACGCCGGAGGCAGTGACGTCGACCGGTTACTACTACGAGGATGCCCGGATCCTGGCCCAGATCGCCCGGCTGCTCGGCCGAAGCGCCGATGCCGACAAATACGCCAAGCTGGCCGAGTCGATCCGAAGGGCGTTCAATGAGAAGTTTGTCAATCGCGAGACGGGTCAGGTGGCGACCGGCAGCCAGACCGCCCAAGCGACCGCTCTCTACTGGGACCTGGTCGATCCGACCACCGCCGGCAAGGTCGTGGAGCAGCTGGTGGCCAACATCGCCAGGTGCAAGGACCACATCAACTCCGGCGTTCTGGGCTCGATCTACATTCCGCACGCCCTGACTCGCTACGGCCGGGCGGACGTGGCCTGGAAGATCGCCTCGCAGACCACGTACCCGAGTTGGGGCGACTGGATTACCCAGGGGGCGAACACGATGTGGGAGGACTGGGGCGGGGCCGAGTCGCTCAACCACATTTTCTTCGGGGACATCTGCGCCTGGTTCTACCAGACCCTGGCGGGCATTCAGATCGACCCCCAGCAACCGGGGTTCAAGCACGTGATCATCCGGCCGCACGTGCTGGGCGACATTACCTGGGCCAAGGGCGAGACGGACACCATTCGCGGCAAGGTGGCCAGTGCGTGGAGGCTGGACGGCGACCTGTTCAAGCTCCGGCTGACCCTGCCGGTGGGCAGCACGGCCACGGTCCATCTGCCGGCACCCGACCAGGACAAGGTGGATGTGACCGAAGGCGGTAAGCCGGTCGCCGAGGTCTTCGACGTCAAACGGGTCGGGCAGGAACAGGGCCGGATCATTCTTGAGGTCGGCTCAGGGCAATACGAGTTCGCGTCGCGGCTCAGGTGA
- a CDS encoding redoxin domain-containing protein: MPCHLYRCAMSTLWLSVLVATPSPAPAAAQSRPAEMEEAEPIDMTILFIRDPLVQKDLKLDADQQTRIEALLDENDGPLFRARNLPPRECKAKADALLARIEKELEQVLQPQQRVRFDQIMLRTRGLSGFLQPAAAQALRLTTGQRRRIETIVLASQRGRDSSGKWVVSNADGDERRPGLSEILAVLSDEQRLTWRGLLGPGFDIARLRPLAFKAPEFREVDTWLNAKPTALAALRGQVILIHFWTASDVNCTRNYPAYRSLQTAYAKKSVTFIGIHTPETEDERDVETVRRKAAENKFTFAIAIDNDKSNWDAWGNQVRPAVYLVDKRGFVRFWWYGELSGKKNNGEKILRARLDALLAEKTDEATTRAN; this comes from the coding sequence ATGCCTTGCCATCTCTACCGATGTGCGATGTCCACCCTGTGGCTTTCCGTCCTGGTCGCAACCCCTAGCCCGGCGCCGGCCGCCGCACAAAGCCGGCCCGCGGAGATGGAGGAAGCCGAACCTATCGACATGACCATCCTGTTCATCCGCGACCCCCTCGTCCAGAAAGACTTGAAGCTCGACGCGGACCAGCAAACACGCATCGAGGCGCTTCTCGACGAGAACGACGGCCCGCTGTTTCGTGCCCGGAACCTGCCACCCAGGGAATGCAAGGCCAAGGCCGACGCCCTCCTGGCAAGAATCGAGAAGGAACTGGAGCAGGTCCTTCAGCCCCAGCAACGGGTCCGCTTCGATCAGATCATGCTGAGAACCCGCGGATTGAGCGGCTTTCTGCAGCCCGCGGCGGCCCAGGCACTCCGGCTGACCACGGGACAACGCCGGCGAATCGAGACCATCGTCCTGGCCTCCCAGAGAGGCCGTGACTCAAGCGGGAAATGGGTCGTCAGCAATGCCGATGGGGACGAACGACGGCCCGGACTGAGCGAGATTCTCGCGGTCCTGAGCGATGAGCAGCGCCTGACCTGGCGGGGACTCCTCGGACCAGGTTTCGACATCGCCCGCCTCCGGCCGCTGGCCTTCAAGGCCCCGGAGTTCCGCGAGGTCGACACCTGGCTCAACGCCAAGCCGACTGCCCTGGCCGCCCTGCGCGGACAGGTGATCCTGATCCACTTCTGGACTGCCAGCGACGTCAACTGCACCCGCAATTACCCCGCCTATCGAAGCCTGCAGACCGCGTATGCAAAGAAAAGCGTCACCTTCATCGGCATTCATACCCCGGAGACAGAAGACGAGCGTGACGTCGAGACCGTCCGCCGAAAAGCCGCTGAAAACAAGTTCACCTTCGCCATCGCCATAGACAACGACAAGTCCAACTGGGACGCCTGGGGCAACCAGGTCCGGCCGGCCGTCTACCTGGTGGACAAGCGCGGCTTTGTTCGGTTCTGGTGGTACGGCGAACTGAGCGGCAAGAAGAACAACGGGGAGAAGATCCTACGCGCCCGACTCGACGCTCTCCTGGCCGAGAAAACCGACGAAGCCACCACCAGGGCGAATTGA
- the rhaT gene encoding L-rhamnose/proton symporter RhaT, translated as MVANPVLGVFLHWMGGLASGSFYVPFRFVRRWSWETYWLVGGVFSWIVAPWVIGLVMTTDLLGTLGESLQFHGSSCFWTYFFGAMWGLGGLTFGLTMRYLGMSLGMAVALGYCAAFGTLMPPIFRGEFVDNILRTTPGQVILVGVAVCLAGIAIAGLAGMWKEREMDEKAKTAAIKEFNFKKGILVATFSGVMSACFSYGLAAGDPIKTTALAHGTTTLWQGLPVLVILLAGGFTTNCIWCIILHVRNQSAHEYLSPMTRPKTPSGGFEVITESANATRNSAMHPQTAAAEPVPLVPNYFFSALAGVTWYMQFFFYTMGETQMGTYKFSSWTLHMASIIIFSTIWGIILHEWKGSSKRVHALITAGIVVLIASTIIVGYGTKLQTQ; from the coding sequence TTGGTCGCTAACCCTGTTCTCGGCGTATTCCTGCACTGGATGGGCGGTCTCGCCTCGGGCAGCTTCTACGTACCCTTCCGGTTCGTCCGCCGGTGGTCATGGGAAACCTACTGGCTGGTCGGCGGCGTGTTCAGCTGGATCGTGGCCCCGTGGGTCATCGGACTGGTCATGACCACTGACCTGCTCGGCACGCTGGGCGAATCACTCCAGTTCCATGGCTCCAGCTGCTTCTGGACCTACTTCTTCGGTGCGATGTGGGGGCTGGGTGGGCTGACCTTCGGATTGACCATGCGATACCTGGGCATGTCGTTGGGCATGGCCGTCGCCCTGGGCTACTGCGCGGCATTCGGCACGCTCATGCCGCCCATTTTTCGCGGCGAGTTCGTCGACAACATCCTCCGCACGACGCCGGGGCAGGTCATCCTGGTCGGCGTCGCCGTGTGCCTGGCCGGTATCGCCATCGCCGGCCTGGCCGGCATGTGGAAAGAGCGGGAAATGGATGAGAAGGCGAAGACGGCGGCCATCAAGGAGTTCAACTTCAAGAAGGGCATCCTGGTCGCGACTTTCTCCGGCGTGATGAGCGCCTGCTTCTCCTACGGCCTGGCAGCCGGCGACCCGATCAAAACAACCGCCCTCGCTCACGGGACCACGACCCTCTGGCAGGGCCTGCCTGTGCTCGTCATTCTCCTGGCCGGCGGGTTCACCACCAACTGCATCTGGTGTATCATCCTGCACGTCCGCAACCAGAGCGCCCACGAGTACCTGAGCCCCATGACCCGGCCCAAGACTCCTTCCGGCGGGTTCGAAGTCATCACCGAATCGGCCAATGCGACCAGGAACTCGGCGATGCACCCACAAACCGCGGCGGCGGAACCCGTGCCCCTGGTGCCCAACTACTTCTTCTCCGCCCTCGCGGGCGTCACCTGGTACATGCAGTTCTTCTTCTACACCATGGGCGAGACCCAGATGGGCACGTACAAGTTCTCGAGCTGGACCCTGCACATGGCCAGCATCATCATCTTCAGCACCATCTGGGGCATCATTCTTCACGAGTGGAAGGGCTCCAGCAAACGGGTCCATGCCCTGATCACCGCGGGCATCGTGGTGCTCATTGCCTCGACGATCATCGTGGGATACGGGACGAAGCTGCAGACTCAGTGA